A genomic window from Arvicanthis niloticus isolate mArvNil1 chromosome 25, mArvNil1.pat.X, whole genome shotgun sequence includes:
- the Gdap1 gene encoding ganglioside-induced differentiation-associated protein 1 isoform X2: MPEEGSMYYPRVQHYRELLDSLPMDAYTHGCILHPELTVDSMIPAYATTRIRSQIGNTESELKKLAEENPDLQEAYIAKQKRLKSKLLDHDNVKYLKKILDELEKVLDQVETELQRRSEETPEEGNQPWLCGESFTLADVSLAVTLHRLKFLGFARRNWGHGKRPNLETYYERVLKRKTFNKVLGHVNNILISAVLPTAFRVAKKRAPKVLGSTLVVGLLVGMGYFAFMLFRRRLGSMILALRPRPNYF, translated from the exons ATGCCTGAAGAAGGAAGCATGTATTACCCACGGGTGCAGCATTACCGAGAGCTTCTTGACTCCTTGCCAATGGATGCTTACACGCATGGCTGCATTTTGCATCCTGAGCTCACTGTGGATTCCATGATCCCAGCTTATGCAACCACAAGGATTCGCA GCCAGATTGGTAACACAGAGTCTGAACTGAAGAAACTTGCTGAAGAAAACCCTGACTTACAAGAGGCATACATAGCCAAGCAGAAGCGACTTAAG TCAAAGCTGCTTGATCACGACAATGTCAAATACTTGAAGAAAATTCTTGATGAGTTGGAGAAGGTCTTGGATCAGGTGGAAACTGAGTTACAAAGAAGAAGTGAAGAAACTCCAG AGGAAGGCAACCAGCCTTGGCTCTGTGGAGAATCCTTTACACTGGCAGACGTCTCTCTGGCTGTTACGTTGCATCGGCTGAAGTTCCTGGGGTTTGCAAGGAGGAACTGGGGACATGGAAAGAGACCGAACTTGGAAACCTATTATGAGCGTGTCttgaagagaaaaacatttaacaaagTTTTAGGACATGTCAACAATATATTAATCTCTGCAGTGCTGCCAACAGCATTCCGGGTGGCCAAGAAAAGGGCCCCGAAAGTTCTTGGCAGCACCCTTGTGGTTGGTTTGCTCGTAGGAATGGGATATTTTGCATTTATGCTTTTCAGAAGGAGACTTGGCAGCATGATATTAGCACTTAGACCCAGACCAAATTATTTCTAG